One segment of Triticum aestivum cultivar Chinese Spring chromosome 2A, IWGSC CS RefSeq v2.1, whole genome shotgun sequence DNA contains the following:
- the LOC123184172 gene encoding tyrosine N-monooxygenase — translation MTLVGTLVIIIMATLLLYFLRKSKRVVLSQKEWTRRGLLPPGPATLPIIGNMHQMVWNKPAVFRWIHRLLKEMNTHIMCLRLGATHVIVVTCPEIACEVLRKKDEVFASRPTTFASGTFSFGYKGSVLSPHGEQWKKMRRVLTSEILTSSMEQKLNHLRKEEYDHLVRYINNTACHRMMPHAKNIVNVRHVAQHFCCNLIRRLVFGKRYFSNLPASSTNGPGYEDEAHAAALFKALNHVYSFCVSDYIPALVGLDLDGHEEVSMDVMRTLNRLHDPIIWERIHERSSTLEKGGEDKEVRDFLDVLVHLKDAEGQPLLSLQEIRAQTAEMVLAAVDNPSNAVEWALAEMMNRPEIMQKATDELDAVIGKDRLVQESDIPRLNYLKSCIREAFRIHPYHALNLPHVAMVDTTITGYTIPKDSHILLSRLGLGRNPKIWSEPIEFRPERHLNTVNVLLTEPGLRFISFSSGRRGCPGISLGTSITMMLFARMLQGFTWTKPAGVKTISLQESNASLALLEPLVLQAQPRLAAYLYK, via the exons ATGACTCTTGTTGGTACGCTGGTTATAATTATCATGGCTACCTTGCTGTTGTATTTTCTCAGAAAAAGCAAAAGAGTGGTATTGTCCCAGAAGGAATGGACACGACGAGGTCTGCTGCCCCCGGGGCCTGCCACACTGCCCATCATTGGGAACATGCACCAGATGGTTTGGAACAAGCCGGCAGTGTTCCGGTGGATCCATCGCCTTCTCAAGGAGATGAACACACACATCATGTGCCTCCGTCTCGGAGCTACTCATGTCATTGTTGTGACATGCCCAGAGATAGCATGTGAGGTACTACGGAAGAAGGATGAAGTTTTCGCCTCCCGTCCCACCACCTTCGCCTCGGGTACATTCAGCTTCGGGTACAAGGGCTCCGTCTTGTCACCGCATGGAGAGCAGTGGAAAAAGATGAGGCGCGTCCTCACCTCGGAGATCCTCACCTCGTCCATGGAGCAGAAGCTCAACCACCTACGGAAGGAGGAGTACGACCACCTTGTAAGGTACATTAACAACACCGCTTGTCATCGCATGATGCCACATGCAAAAAACATTGTCAACGTGCGCCATGTGGCACAACATTTCTGTTGTAACCTGATAAGAAGGCTTGTGTTCGGTAAAAGATACTTTAGCAACCTACCGGCTTCGTCAACTAATGGGCCTGGATATGAGGACGAGGCACATGCGGCCGCTCTTTTTAAGGCCCTCAACCATGTGTACAGCTTCTGCGTGTCTGACTACATCCCAGCCCTGGTAGGCCTCGACTTGGATGGCCATGAGGAGGTTTCCATGGATGTCATGAGAACACTCAACCGGTTGCATGATCCCATCATATGGGAGCGGATCCATGAAAGGTCATCCACTCTTGAGAAAGGTGGTGAAGATAAAGAGGTTAGAGACTTTTTGGATGTCCTAGTTCATCTTAAAGATGCAGAGGGACAACCGTTGCTATCCCTACAAGAAATAAGAGCACAAACGGCG GAAATGGTGCTTGCAGCAGTCGACAACCCATCAAATGCGGTTGAGTGGGCGCTCGCCGAGATGATGAACAGACCAGAGATCATGCAAAAAGCAACCGATGAACTCGACGCTGTCATTGGTAAAGATAGACTAGTCCAGGAGTCTGATATTCCTCGGCTAAATTATCTCAAATCGTGTATCCGGGAGGCCTTCCGCATACACCCATACCATGCTCTTAATTTACCCCATGTTGCAATGGTGGACACCACTATCACTGGCTACACCATCCCAAAGGATAGCCACATCCTTTTAAGCCGGCTTGGACTTGGCCGAAACCCCAAGATTTGGAGCGAACCAATAGAGTTTCGTCCTGAGAGGCATCTGAATACCGTGAATGTTCTTCTCACTGAGCCAGGCCTACGTTTCATTTCTTTTAGCAGTGGGAGAAGGGGTTGTCCTGGGATTTCACTTGGTACCTCTATCACAATGATGTTGTTTGCAAGGATGCTGCAGGGCTTCACTTGGACAAAACCTGCAGGCGTTAAAACTATCAGTCTACAGGAAAGCAATGCAAGCCTTGCCCTACTGGAACCCCTTGTTTTGCAAGCTCAACCACGGCTGGCTGCGTATCTCTATAAATGA